In Candidatus Finniella inopinata, one genomic interval encodes:
- a CDS encoding M16 family metallopeptidase codes for MRKFLILTLIVMGGAAAYFTFFTQASSKHSLTEKNHSMTEASPTIKEVTTPEGHSVWLAPSDTPVVSIGIVFLGAGRRAAFQSPGLTDLLTSVLDEGAGPYNSQAFKTRLLEKNIQLGISANHDNLVITFRTIKENVKEAFQLVQLMMTAPRFEDEDMKRVKQQVGASLEQSLNDPKPVGLEALHGFVLGDVHPYNPRTAECIKNIPTITAHHLRDYMAGHLTQSTVQIVAAGDISSGDLSDLVDPFVSSLSNQIKQTTPDRLPYQNLGGNLNVEMDIPQTVIYFLQKGVSVNHPDFYAFFMINRILSNAFESRLWHEVREKRGLAYFCATNLSNNDLNDVLTGITATKTETVAETIQIIKKEWDKLVAGGVTQEELDFHKKNAIGAYALNFGSTLEIVSVLLWYRQRQLSLHDLNQRNLRIQNLTVEEINRVITEQIKPHELAFVTIGKYQEVGSKR; via the coding sequence ATGCGTAAATTTTTGATTTTAACGTTAATTGTTATGGGGGGGGCTGCGGCCTACTTCACCTTTTTCACGCAAGCTTCATCCAAACATTCGTTAACGGAGAAAAACCATTCTATGACTGAAGCTTCCCCGACCATAAAAGAAGTCACAACGCCCGAGGGTCATTCTGTTTGGTTGGCGCCTTCTGATACGCCTGTTGTCAGTATTGGCATTGTCTTTTTGGGGGCAGGACGCAGGGCAGCTTTTCAAAGCCCAGGTTTAACTGATTTATTGACGTCTGTCTTGGATGAAGGGGCGGGGCCTTATAATTCACAGGCTTTTAAAACGCGATTGCTTGAAAAGAATATTCAGCTTGGAATCTCAGCCAACCATGACAATCTAGTGATCACCTTCCGCACCATAAAGGAAAACGTAAAAGAAGCCTTTCAGTTGGTGCAGCTTATGATGACGGCTCCACGCTTTGAAGATGAAGATATGAAGCGCGTCAAACAGCAAGTCGGCGCCAGTTTAGAACAATCTTTGAACGACCCCAAGCCTGTTGGCCTGGAGGCTTTGCACGGATTTGTTTTGGGTGATGTCCACCCTTATAACCCCAGAACGGCCGAATGCATCAAAAACATTCCAACCATCACAGCGCATCACCTGCGCGACTATATGGCGGGTCATTTGACCCAGTCTACTGTGCAAATTGTGGCGGCTGGTGATATTTCATCAGGCGATTTAAGCGATTTGGTTGATCCCTTTGTCTCCAGCCTCAGCAACCAAATCAAACAAACCACTCCTGATCGCCTTCCTTATCAAAATCTTGGGGGCAACCTTAATGTAGAGATGGATATCCCTCAAACGGTTATCTATTTCCTGCAAAAGGGTGTAAGCGTCAATCACCCTGATTTCTATGCCTTTTTTATGATTAATCGCATTTTAAGCAACGCCTTTGAATCACGCCTTTGGCATGAAGTCCGTGAAAAACGGGGCCTGGCTTATTTCTGCGCAACAAATCTTTCCAATAATGATTTAAATGATGTGTTGACGGGTATCACGGCTACAAAGACCGAGACTGTTGCTGAGACCATTCAAATTATCAAAAAAGAGTGGGACAAGTTGGTTGCCGGGGGCGTTACCCAGGAAGAATTGGATTTCCATAAAAAGAACGCTATAGGGGCGTATGCCTTGAACTTTGGATCAACCCTTGAGATTGTTTCTGTATTGTTATGGTACCGACAACGTCAGCTAAGTCTGCATGACCTTAACCAACGCAACCTTCGCATTCAAAATCTAACGGTTGAAGAGATCAATCGCGTCATCACGGAACAAATTAAACCCCATGAATTAGCCTTTGTCACGATTGGCAAATATCAAGAAGTTGGTAGCAAACGATGA
- a CDS encoding DUF3035 domain-containing protein codes for MQKFLKSRNIILTLPLMGLLALSGCDTMRNTLGLDHYQPDEFQISENPPLSMPKDYSLRPPSENTPATSVQPVNVATQKAEVALMGKAAPAKVVSTDNNAQGLVNQAAAGKSVDPNIREEVNKEAASEPKSTLEAKLAEIKKNATTLENKPVPGGEDNKKVS; via the coding sequence ATGCAAAAGTTTTTAAAATCACGAAATATAATTTTAACATTACCCCTTATGGGACTGCTGGCGTTGTCTGGCTGTGACACGATGCGTAATACGTTAGGGCTTGATCACTATCAACCTGATGAATTTCAAATTTCAGAGAATCCTCCGTTAAGCATGCCAAAGGATTACAGTCTAAGGCCCCCTTCAGAGAATACTCCCGCGACGTCGGTTCAACCCGTTAATGTCGCCACTCAAAAAGCAGAAGTGGCTTTGATGGGCAAGGCGGCTCCTGCCAAGGTCGTCAGCACGGACAATAATGCTCAAGGTCTTGTGAATCAAGCAGCAGCTGGTAAAAGTGTGGACCCCAACATTCGTGAGGAAGTTAATAAAGAAGCAGCATCTGAGCCCAAATCAACTTTGGAAGCCAAACTTGCTGAAATTAAGAAAAACGCCACAACTTTAGAAAATAAACCTGTCCCTGGTGGGGAAGATAACAAAAAAGTTTCATAA
- the lspA gene encoding signal peptidase II — protein sequence MTLFNFRSSSAAIVGVVLFFDQLTKILITQNMSVGQVIPYSPWFNLVFRQNRGISFGLFPAYTWLAKFILIGFIIALTFWLSYQLWTAVKRLEAASYALILGGALGNLIDRFCHGSVVDFLEFHIHQYYWPAFNVADSCIVVGVVLIFAWQSWQCWGKSKGNVET from the coding sequence ATGACCCTTTTTAATTTCAGATCAAGCAGCGCGGCCATTGTTGGGGTCGTGCTGTTTTTTGATCAACTGACCAAAATTCTCATCACCCAAAACATGTCCGTGGGGCAAGTCATTCCCTATTCACCCTGGTTCAATTTGGTTTTTAGGCAAAATCGGGGCATCAGTTTTGGATTGTTCCCCGCTTACACATGGCTTGCCAAATTTATATTGATTGGGTTCATCATCGCGTTGACCTTTTGGTTATCATACCAACTTTGGACAGCGGTAAAACGGCTAGAAGCAGCCAGTTATGCTTTGATTTTAGGGGGGGCTTTAGGAAACTTGATTGATCGCTTCTGCCATGGTTCTGTGGTCGATTTCCTTGAATTCCATATTCATCAATATTATTGGCCGGCCTTTAACGTGGCTGATAGCTGCATCGTTGTGGGAGTTGTCTTGATTTTTGCCTGGCAATCATGGCAGTGTTGGGGCAAATCGAAAGGCAACGTTGAAACATGA
- a CDS encoding 2TM domain-containing protein, producing the protein MEKTARKYVQDLKGLYTNVIIYAIVWALCILLWLSFGGSGFWPIWVLVGFGAATLLQGFAMGSSKQLEDFLPFLKPEWEEQQVKKLLKKPFAADMHQPKAAASAEPKEKPAKEVVKEVAKAEAPKAAPIKKTAPKKEPVLKKEAAPKKAPVKKKPTV; encoded by the coding sequence ATGGAAAAAACCGCTCGTAAATATGTACAGGATTTAAAGGGGCTTTATACGAATGTCATCATTTACGCCATCGTTTGGGCGTTATGCATTCTATTATGGCTAAGTTTTGGGGGCTCGGGATTTTGGCCCATTTGGGTGCTTGTTGGCTTTGGAGCTGCCACGCTTTTACAAGGCTTCGCCATGGGCTCTAGCAAACAATTGGAAGACTTTCTTCCCTTTTTAAAACCGGAATGGGAAGAGCAGCAGGTCAAAAAACTTTTGAAAAAGCCTTTTGCTGCCGACATGCATCAACCAAAGGCTGCAGCATCGGCTGAGCCAAAAGAAAAGCCAGCCAAAGAGGTGGTAAAGGAAGTTGCAAAAGCCGAAGCTCCAAAAGCAGCCCCAATTAAGAAAACAGCTCCCAAAAAAGAGCCAGTCCTTAAAAAAGAAGCAGCCCCTAAAAAGGCACCGGTAAAAAAGAAACCAACTGTTTAA
- a CDS encoding protein-disulfide reductase DsbD family protein, whose product MKRATWVMKKQTLIFFFLSLIILMNLSANSLPDASPVKVELASSTAKPAVGTPFWVALKFTVEPGWQVYAPDGLKTNSSITLDWVVPAGLIVQEVRWPPSVKKDLSSIFDQSFWVLAKMVLEKPLLASDSILKSTVSWVACQDVCKPDQATLTLDLNNPASLAEADELNNWLELIANQDTDLNPDDDWLFAFFLAFLGGLLLNLMPCVLPVLSLKVLDLLKPQQNSLSLKAHGWAFTAGVMISFLSLAGFLIALRAAGQEMGWGFQLQSSLFVGCLACLFWVMALNLWGVFEIGLVFTRLRSTYHHSLFATFANGVLACVVASPCTAPFMGTALGVALTRSWPVALVIFSGLGFGMALPFLLICLWPSLARLFPKPGAWMESLKHGLGFALAATVLWLLWIIGHQKDLDTLLAVTGTLLTMSLGTWVWGRWVVPYRPLGVRVVGRLVGGLLLGTSVTGMVMTLAPSASKAIQIHWQPYSAERLNQALQNHQPVLIDFTAIWCLTCQVNKKTTLNHPSVAKALKKHGVVTLRADWTQHDPVITQALAEYGRNSIPLYVLYGKDRKPILLPALLTPDVFLKALGSLSE is encoded by the coding sequence TTGAAACGTGCCACATGGGTTATGAAAAAACAAACGCTTATTTTCTTTTTCCTAAGCCTTATCATTTTAATGAATCTCAGCGCCAACAGTTTGCCTGATGCTTCGCCGGTAAAAGTTGAGCTGGCAAGTTCAACAGCGAAGCCAGCGGTTGGAACGCCCTTTTGGGTTGCGTTAAAGTTCACGGTGGAACCGGGTTGGCAAGTCTATGCGCCTGATGGATTGAAAACCAATTCATCGATCACCTTGGATTGGGTAGTACCAGCGGGCCTTATCGTGCAAGAGGTGAGGTGGCCCCCATCTGTCAAAAAAGATCTTAGCTCCATATTTGACCAAAGTTTTTGGGTGTTGGCAAAGATGGTTCTGGAAAAGCCGCTTCTCGCGTCAGATTCAATCCTTAAATCCACCGTCAGTTGGGTCGCCTGTCAGGATGTTTGCAAACCCGACCAGGCCACATTAACCCTTGATTTAAACAATCCCGCCTCTTTGGCAGAAGCCGATGAATTGAACAATTGGCTAGAGCTAATCGCCAACCAAGATACTGATTTAAATCCAGACGACGATTGGTTATTTGCCTTTTTCCTGGCATTCTTAGGTGGCCTTTTATTGAACCTGATGCCCTGCGTCTTACCGGTTTTATCGTTAAAAGTTCTCGACCTTTTAAAGCCTCAACAAAACAGTCTTTCTTTAAAAGCGCACGGGTGGGCCTTTACCGCTGGCGTTATGATCAGTTTCTTAAGTTTAGCGGGATTTTTAATAGCATTAAGAGCGGCAGGGCAAGAGATGGGGTGGGGGTTCCAGCTGCAATCCTCTTTATTCGTCGGTTGTTTAGCCTGTTTGTTTTGGGTGATGGCTTTAAACCTGTGGGGGGTGTTTGAGATAGGATTGGTTTTCACCCGTTTGCGGTCAACCTATCACCACAGTTTGTTCGCCACCTTTGCGAATGGTGTTTTGGCGTGCGTCGTGGCCTCGCCTTGTACAGCCCCTTTTATGGGAACAGCTTTGGGGGTTGCCTTGACCCGTTCATGGCCGGTGGCATTGGTTATTTTTAGTGGGCTGGGCTTTGGGATGGCTTTGCCCTTTTTGCTGATTTGTTTATGGCCTTCCCTGGCACGCCTTTTCCCCAAACCAGGGGCTTGGATGGAAAGCCTGAAGCACGGATTGGGATTCGCCCTGGCGGCCACTGTCTTGTGGTTGTTGTGGATTATTGGTCACCAAAAAGATCTGGATACCTTATTGGCCGTCACGGGCACATTGCTGACGATGAGCCTGGGGACATGGGTTTGGGGTCGTTGGGTTGTACCTTATAGGCCGTTGGGTGTGCGGGTCGTCGGACGTCTGGTGGGGGGCCTGTTGCTGGGGACGTCTGTAACGGGCATGGTCATGACGCTTGCCCCCTCAGCCTCTAAAGCAATTCAGATCCACTGGCAGCCCTACAGCGCGGAGCGACTAAACCAAGCCCTTCAAAATCATCAGCCTGTGTTGATTGATTTCACAGCCATTTGGTGTTTGACATGCCAAGTGAACAAGAAAACAACCCTGAATCACCCAAGCGTCGCCAAAGCCCTTAAAAAACATGGCGTTGTCACCTTGCGCGCGGATTGGACTCAACATGACCCTGTGATCACCCAAGCCCTGGCTGAATATGGGCGCAACAGCATTCCGCTGTATGTTTTGTATGGAAAAGACAGAAAGCCAATTTTATTGCCCGCGTTGTTAACGCCCGATGTTTTCCTGAAAGCTTTAGGGTCTTTGAGCGAATAA
- a CDS encoding aromatic amino acid transport family protein — MSTLSRSRVTGALLIVAGTTIGAAMLALPMTSIQIGFFNTVWLLTGMWVLMAFTALVTLEINLRMAGKGPVQGTSVAGLAYNAFGRGGQVVAKASLLLLFYALLAAYITGSSSLVKDGFRAVGLHCPFSLAAIIYTLCLGWAINSCVRMVDYANRFFFTIKMIVFVGMIVFLMPYVRLENLTYHHGSLSALSIAAPIFFTSFGFHGSIPTLINYVGPHPRQLRFVIILGSLFPLIVYLLWQMATLGILPPSQAAAIAQTDVAGFVHHLNAVTNNPLLGGMMTLFTFLAITTSFLGVAIGLFDALAEGLSLPTTTQLERLKISLLTFLPPLFFALFYHDGFIIALGYAAIALSILAVLIPTAVALKWRRSQPAFSYQVSGGNIALIMALIVGLLIIMFKVL, encoded by the coding sequence ATGAGTACCTTGTCCCGCAGCCGCGTCACGGGCGCCTTGCTTATTGTGGCGGGAACAACGATTGGGGCCGCCATGTTAGCGTTGCCAATGACATCCATCCAGATCGGGTTTTTTAACACTGTGTGGCTGTTAACAGGTATGTGGGTCCTGATGGCCTTTACCGCCTTGGTGACATTGGAAATCAATTTAAGGATGGCAGGGAAAGGCCCCGTTCAAGGAACCAGTGTAGCGGGCCTGGCTTACAATGCCTTTGGCCGAGGGGGACAAGTTGTTGCCAAAGCCAGTTTGTTGTTATTGTTTTATGCCCTGTTGGCGGCCTACATCACGGGCAGCAGTTCGCTTGTAAAAGATGGGTTTCGGGCGGTCGGCCTTCATTGCCCCTTCAGCCTAGCAGCCATCATCTATACCCTTTGTTTGGGGTGGGCCATTAATTCTTGCGTACGCATGGTTGATTACGCCAATCGCTTTTTCTTTACCATCAAGATGATCGTTTTCGTCGGCATGATTGTTTTTCTGATGCCGTATGTTCGCTTAGAAAACTTGACGTATCACCACGGAAGCCTGTCAGCTTTAAGCATTGCGGCTCCTATATTTTTCACCTCTTTCGGGTTTCATGGCAGCATTCCAACCCTGATCAATTACGTAGGGCCGCATCCCCGCCAGTTGCGGTTTGTGATTATACTGGGCAGTTTATTCCCCTTAATTGTTTATTTGCTTTGGCAGATGGCGACGTTGGGGATTTTACCACCCTCGCAGGCTGCTGCGATTGCCCAAACTGATGTCGCTGGATTTGTGCATCATTTAAATGCAGTAACCAACAATCCTTTGTTGGGGGGGATGATGACTTTGTTCACCTTTTTGGCGATTACAACGTCGTTCTTAGGGGTGGCCATTGGCCTGTTTGATGCCCTAGCAGAAGGGCTGTCTTTGCCCACAACCACGCAACTTGAGCGTTTAAAAATTTCGCTATTAACGTTCCTACCCCCTCTGTTTTTTGCCTTATTTTACCATGATGGATTTATTATTGCCTTGGGCTATGCTGCGATTGCGCTTAGCATTTTGGCTGTTCTTATACCAACGGCAGTGGCATTAAAGTGGAGAAGAAGCCAACCGGCCTTTTCTTATCAGGTGAGTGGTGGAAATATTGCTTTGATTATGGCTTTGATCGTGGGCCTTTTGATTATTATGTTTAAGGTTTTGTAA
- a CDS encoding IS3 family transposase, giving the protein MSVREKRSIISPDQGLTIQRQCDLLGLHRSSYYYAEKEDESYTEIMNEIMDIWREHPFFGYRRITGWLLDRGIRINHKCALRLMKLMGLRSILPKPRTNTSIANRENAVRPYLLKELVIDHKNQVWATDITYIKLPGGMVYLFALIDWHTRFVVGWKLANTMEASHGIEVLEEAIKRHGSPEIVNSDQGSQFTGEAWILAAEAHGIKVSHDGVGRCIDNIRIERLWWSIKYEHIHLYCHQTMWELEKGLEHYLIFYNTKRRHQGIKNKRPADLYLVGEIKEAA; this is encoded by the coding sequence ATGAGCGTTAGAGAGAAGCGCTCCATTATTTCCCCGGACCAAGGCCTGACAATTCAAAGACAATGCGACCTTCTAGGGCTTCACCGTTCAAGCTATTACTATGCCGAAAAGGAAGATGAATCTTACACTGAGATTATGAACGAAATCATGGACATATGGAGGGAACACCCCTTTTTTGGCTATAGGAGAATCACCGGCTGGCTTTTGGATCGGGGAATACGCATCAACCACAAGTGCGCCCTGCGATTGATGAAACTTATGGGATTGCGGTCCATATTACCCAAACCCCGGACAAACACCTCCATCGCAAATCGTGAAAATGCTGTCAGACCGTATCTTTTGAAGGAGCTTGTGATTGATCACAAAAACCAAGTCTGGGCCACGGATATCACCTACATCAAGCTCCCCGGCGGCATGGTCTATTTATTTGCCTTGATCGATTGGCACACACGATTTGTTGTGGGCTGGAAGTTGGCCAACACAATGGAAGCAAGTCATGGGATTGAAGTTTTAGAGGAGGCCATAAAACGTCACGGATCGCCGGAGATTGTGAACTCGGATCAAGGCAGCCAATTCACAGGGGAAGCTTGGATCCTAGCGGCAGAAGCCCATGGGATCAAGGTGAGTCATGATGGCGTGGGGCGCTGCATTGATAACATTCGGATTGAACGGTTGTGGTGGTCCATTAAGTATGAACATATCCATCTTTACTGCCATCAAACCATGTGGGAGCTCGAAAAGGGCTTGGAGCACTATTTGATCTTTTACAATACGAAACGCCGCCATCAGGGGATCAAGAACAAACGTCCGGCTGATTTATATCTGGTGGGGGAGATCAAAGAGGCTGCCTAA
- a CDS encoding helix-turn-helix domain-containing protein: MGKIRQQHSGKTKLEAAIAMISGKSPVSELSQKYGVHQSVLQRWKNELLDGGPEIFSRRKKPKENGPTVDDLQRKIGQLTMDLDFLKKALGK; the protein is encoded by the coding sequence ATGGGAAAGATCCGCCAACAACACAGCGGCAAAACGAAATTAGAAGCAGCGATTGCGATGATCAGTGGCAAGAGCCCCGTATCAGAACTTTCACAAAAATATGGCGTTCATCAAAGCGTTCTCCAGAGGTGGAAGAATGAGCTTTTGGATGGTGGGCCTGAGATTTTCAGCCGTCGCAAAAAACCTAAAGAAAATGGCCCCACAGTTGACGATCTTCAACGCAAGATTGGCCAGCTCACCATGGACTTAGATTTTCTAAAAAAAGCGTTGGGGAAATGA